In Pantanalinema sp., the following proteins share a genomic window:
- a CDS encoding PRC-barrel domain-containing protein, giving the protein MRAPSGIGKVLFTPDGRAHGRVTDVVFDLATGLILGYEITRPDLSRRMVPAIAPVREEAERIVVVPAAIKAATEDLSAL; this is encoded by the coding sequence ATGCGCGCGCCCTCAGGGATCGGCAAGGTCCTGTTCACCCCCGACGGCCGGGCGCACGGGCGCGTCACGGACGTGGTCTTCGACCTGGCGACGGGCCTGATCCTGGGCTACGAGATCACCCGGCCGGACCTCAGCCGGCGCATGGTGCCCGCGATCGCGCCGGTGCGCGAGGAGGCCGAGCGGATCGTCGTGGTCCCGGCGGCCATCAAGGCGGCCACCGAGGACCTGTCGGCCCTCAT